A genomic segment from Brienomyrus brachyistius isolate T26 chromosome 9, BBRACH_0.4, whole genome shotgun sequence encodes:
- the il6r gene encoding interleukin-6 receptor subunit alpha, whose product MHISATTKYLWLLMMVRVGSFQEGLCRRKEPLPGVQVLAPGGIVTLSCSGQITVDGVGVTLTTASQAGRDGEELARTRDAVSVGGSYGDITTSRSPPSTALGVELKGKDSSAVTVSRNWPSGDATTSEKDATMFQEATSVEVGDVSRTKVRAPRQARWPVKDSRSRVHWKLDGRPMRVTGEEVDTLHLGPFFASKSGNYSCHQGSKMIFSVKIMVEAPPEQPSLSCYQKSPTSHIRCEWQASQPVTPTPLCHLLLKKGLLDQTTVKPCSYSKLQNRCWCVLDKKTEGSRDSYWASLCVYNTAGHVTSPPVALHPQDVVKPDPPYNVSVHSQEGKKHWLIVSWKYPRSWKGNFYKLTFQLQYFVVLQGNPRGMQEVHTPKLNYTIKDATPRVKYLLRVRGREEFGIGHWSDWSPQLYAYTWTEPTTMPASTDTVHDSWFPEGSGIDEDNAVGRVFVPHTPDSQLLLHVSWVIGVCMLLGLIVMSAFALRHKVKFIFKPHKLSGTSPPLPSASASSASPTEEGNPLVRGERPGPPQNSDPPFPEEDEASAEGIHLSNLGYFLVQRD is encoded by the exons ATGCATATTAGTGCTACGACTAAATACCTGTGGCTTCTAATGATGGTCCGCGTAGGATCTTTTCAAGAAGGACTTTGTCGTCGAAAAG AACCCCTCCCTGGTGTGCAGGTTTTGGCCCCGGGAGGCATCGTAACTCTGAGCTGCAGTGGCCAAATCACAGTGGATGGAGTTGGTGTCACCTTGACGACCGCAAGCCAGGCAGGAAGAGATGGAGAGGAGCTTGCGAGGACAAGGGACGCTGTGAGCGTGGGCGGCAGTTATGGGGACATCACGACTTCTAGGAGTCCACCCTCGACTGCCTTAGGGGTGGAGCTAAAAGGGAAAGATTCGAGTGCAGTGACCGTCAGCCGTAACTGGCCTTCAGGTGATGCCACCACTAGTGAGAAGGATGCCACAATGTTCCAAGAGGCCACATCTGTGGAGGTGGGTGATGTGAGCAGGACAAAGGTCAGGGCCCCTCGGCAAGCAAGGTGGCCAGTGAAGGACTCCAGGTCACGCGTGCACTGGAAGCTGGATGGTCGTCCCATGCGAGTCACTGGAGAAGAGGTGGACACACTGCACCTCGGCCCATTTTTTGCATCCAAGTCTGGAAATTACAGCTGTCACCAGGGAAGCAAAATGATCTTCTCAGTGAAAATAATGGTGGAGG CTCCTCCAGAACAGCCCTCGTTATCTTGCTACCAAAAGTCACCCACAAGTCACATCCGCTGTGAATGGCAAGCCAGTCAGCCGGTGACCCCAACCCCCCTGTGTCACCTCCTGCTGAAAAAAGG GTTGTTGGATCAAACTACAGTGAAGCCGTGTAGCTATTCGAAGCTCCAGAAtcgctgctggtgtgtgttggaCAAGAAGACAGAGGGGAGCAGAGACAGTTACTGGGCGTCACTGTGCGTCTACAACACTGCTGGTCATGTTACCAGCCCCCCAGTCGCTCTCCATCCACAAGATGTCG TTAAGCCGGACCCCCCGTATAATGTGTCAGTGCATAGTCAAGAAGGGAAAAAACACTGGCTGATAGTGTCTTGGAAATATCCTCGCTCGTGGAAGGGTAATTTCTACAAACTCACTTTCCAACTGCAGTATTTCGTGGTCCTGCAGGGGAATCCCAGAGGCATG CAAGAGGTTCACACTCCTAAGCTGAACTACACAATCAAGGATGCCACCCCCAGAGTCAAGTACCTCCTGCGGGTTCGAGGCAGAGAGGAGTTTGGCATCGGGCACTGGAGTGACTGGAGCCCGCAGCTCTATGCTTACACCTGGACAG AGCCGACGACTATGCCAGCCTCCACCGATACA GTTCATGACTCCTGGTTTCCCGAGGGCTCTGGTATTGATGAAGATAACGCAGTGGGACGCG TTTTTGTTCCGCACACGCCTGACAGCCAGTTACTGCTGCACGTGTCCTGGGTGATTGGAGTCTGCATGCTACTGGGCCTCATTGTCATGAGCGCCTTTGCCCTCAG GCACAAGGTAAAGTTCATATTCAAACCTCATAAGCTGAGTGGTACTTCCCCTCCGCTGCCATCGGCCTCGGCTTCTTCAGCATCGCCTACAGAGGAAGGAAATCCCCTTGTGCGTGGAGAGCGGCCTGGTCCCCCACAGAACTCAGACCCCCCCTTTCCTGAGGAAGATGAGGCGAGTGCCGAAGGAATTCACCTCTCCAACTTGGGTTACTTCTTAGTACAAAGGGACTAA